A stretch of the Acidobacteriota bacterium genome encodes the following:
- a CDS encoding aldehyde:ferredoxin oxidoreductase codes for MNNTKIHTDVDALKARHVLLKEFRYKLRPVVRGYNMRTLYVNVSSHEIREKPVSEEMKQKFTGGKGFGLKLLWDAISDTTRWNDPENEINIGMGPICGNTNYPGSGKSLVVSISPLTDIPIDSNVGGYFGPYLKFSGFDAIEIQGKAERDVIVYIDGNQGLVQIFEAPGEAVDSHILAEQMVEMFADNELEKMHISSVSAGRGAEHALIGCLNFSFYDRRRKVARLKQAGRGGIGTVFRDKKIKAVVVKYSGLSGKSNDPADLDKLQHTGLKLHKEIIALDDQQCRMRQIGTAHLVEIMDEYDLLPTHNFKFGRHVDTPKINSHAFYKYVTHGLPDGCWFGCTMACAKAADGFELLTGPYKGHRVTVDGPEYETVGGCGSNIGVFDARAVLEINFYCDTYGLDTISFGTMTAFIMECWEKGVLNAERTGGLDFTWGNWRDTLEMMHQIARGEGFGLIAGLGTRKMKEYFIDHFDADPQLMQDIGCECKGLEYSQYVSKESLAQQGGYSMALKGPQHDEAWLIFMDMVNNQIPTFEDKAEALHYFPMFRTWFGLQGLCKLPWNDVEPADNAQTAEPAKVPEHVQNYVDIYNAITGGNLDKKELILQSERVYNFQKVLCMRLGRGRRSDDIPPFRMVGPVTVEEYESRQDRYDQQLREKVGVDPAGKSSEEKLRILRHYREEQYQHLLNAVYARKGWTPEGVPTPEHLRKIGMDLPEVLAVVERHLR; via the coding sequence ATGAACAACACCAAGATCCACACCGACGTCGACGCCCTGAAGGCCCGGCACGTTCTGCTCAAGGAATTCCGCTACAAGCTCCGGCCGGTGGTGCGCGGCTATAACATGCGCACACTGTATGTGAACGTCTCGTCGCACGAGATCCGGGAAAAACCGGTTTCCGAGGAAATGAAACAGAAGTTCACCGGGGGCAAGGGTTTCGGCCTGAAACTGCTTTGGGACGCCATCTCCGACACCACGCGCTGGAACGACCCCGAGAACGAGATCAACATCGGCATGGGGCCGATCTGCGGCAATACCAACTACCCGGGTTCGGGAAAATCGCTGGTGGTGTCCATCTCGCCACTTACCGACATCCCCATCGACAGTAACGTGGGCGGCTACTTCGGCCCCTACCTGAAGTTCTCCGGCTTCGACGCAATCGAAATCCAGGGCAAGGCCGAGCGCGACGTCATCGTGTATATCGACGGCAACCAGGGGCTGGTTCAGATCTTCGAGGCCCCCGGTGAAGCGGTGGACAGCCACATTCTGGCCGAGCAGATGGTGGAGATGTTCGCCGACAACGAGCTGGAGAAGATGCACATCTCCTCGGTCAGCGCCGGCCGCGGCGCCGAGCACGCCCTGATCGGGTGCCTGAACTTTTCCTTCTATGACCGGCGCCGCAAGGTGGCGCGGCTCAAGCAGGCCGGCCGCGGAGGCATCGGCACGGTGTTCCGCGACAAGAAGATCAAGGCGGTTGTGGTCAAGTATTCGGGCCTGTCGGGCAAGTCCAACGATCCCGCCGACCTGGACAAGCTCCAGCACACCGGCCTGAAGCTCCATAAGGAGATCATCGCCCTGGACGACCAGCAGTGCCGAATGCGCCAGATCGGCACCGCCCACCTCGTCGAGATCATGGACGAATACGACCTGCTGCCCACGCACAATTTCAAGTTCGGCCGGCACGTGGACACGCCCAAAATCAATTCGCACGCCTTTTACAAGTATGTCACCCACGGGCTGCCCGACGGCTGCTGGTTCGGTTGCACCATGGCCTGCGCCAAGGCGGCGGACGGCTTCGAGTTGCTGACCGGTCCCTACAAGGGGCATCGCGTCACCGTCGACGGCCCCGAGTACGAGACCGTGGGCGGCTGCGGTTCCAACATCGGCGTCTTCGATGCCCGCGCGGTTCTCGAGATCAACTTCTACTGCGACACCTACGGCCTGGATACCATCTCCTTCGGCACCATGACCGCCTTCATCATGGAATGCTGGGAGAAGGGCGTGCTCAACGCCGAGCGCACGGGCGGCCTGGATTTCACTTGGGGGAACTGGCGGGACACGCTGGAAATGATGCACCAGATCGCCCGAGGCGAAGGCTTCGGCCTCATCGCCGGACTGGGTACCCGGAAGATGAAGGAGTATTTCATCGATCATTTCGATGCCGATCCCCAGCTCATGCAGGACATCGGCTGCGAGTGCAAGGGTCTCGAGTACTCCCAGTACGTCTCCAAGGAGTCGCTGGCCCAGCAGGGCGGTTACAGCATGGCGCTCAAGGGCCCGCAGCACGACGAAGCTTGGTTGATCTTCATGGACATGGTCAACAACCAGATCCCCACCTTTGAAGACAAGGCGGAGGCGCTCCACTACTTTCCCATGTTCCGGACCTGGTTCGGATTGCAGGGACTGTGCAAACTGCCATGGAACGACGTGGAACCCGCCGACAACGCCCAAACCGCCGAACCGGCCAAGGTCCCGGAACATGTTCAGAACTACGTCGACATTTACAACGCCATCACCGGCGGGAACCTCGACAAGAAGGAACTGATTCTGCAATCGGAGCGGGTGTACAACTTCCAGAAAGTCCTCTGCATGCGCCTCGGGCGCGGCCGGCGCAGCGACGACATCCCGCCGTTCCGGATGGTGGGCCCGGTCACCGTCGAGGAGTATGAATCACGGCAGGACCGGTACGATCAGCAACTGCGCGAGAAAGTGGGCGTCGATCCCGCCGGCAAGAGCAGCGAGGAAAAACTCAGGATCCTGCGCCATTACCGGGAGGAGCAATACCAGCATCTGTTGAACGCCGTCTACGCACGCAAGGGCTGGACGCCCGAAGGCGTGCCCACGCCCGAACATCTCCGCAAGATCGGCATGGACCTGCCTGAGGTCCTGGCTGTGGTGGAGCGTCACCTGCGTTGA
- a CDS encoding 4Fe-4S binding protein yields MKYLKTYDEKCIGCNQCMTACSMAFFKEDNPAKSAIQVIEKPDGGFHLVVCDQQYRKCVDECPTQAITVNKQGVVMINKKLCISCFACVAVCPIDAMRRCDGVLNPFKCVACGVCVKGCPTQAIEIVTEE; encoded by the coding sequence ATGAAGTATCTCAAAACCTATGACGAGAAATGCATCGGCTGCAACCAGTGCATGACGGCCTGTTCCATGGCGTTCTTCAAAGAGGACAACCCCGCCAAATCGGCCATCCAGGTCATCGAGAAGCCCGACGGGGGGTTCCATCTGGTGGTCTGCGACCAGCAGTACCGCAAGTGCGTCGACGAGTGTCCCACCCAGGCCATCACCGTCAACAAGCAGGGCGTGGTGATGATCAACAAGAAACTGTGCATCAGCTGTTTCGCCTGCGTGGCCGTCTGTCCCATCGACGCCATGCGGCGGTGTGACGGCGTGTTGAATCCCTTCAAGTGCGTGGCTTGCGGCGTCTGCGTCAAGGGCTGCCCCACCCAGGCGATCGAGATCGTGACCGAGGAGTAG
- the thiS gene encoding sulfur carrier protein ThiS encodes MRLIINNRETDLTGSQLTVRQMLQQMKYTFPMIFVRVNGDVIRKDQYDSFVIRDGDRVDAIHLMGGG; translated from the coding sequence ATGCGGCTCATCATCAACAACCGGGAAACCGATCTGACGGGCAGCCAGCTCACCGTCCGCCAGATGCTGCAGCAGATGAAGTACACCTTCCCGATGATTTTCGTTCGGGTCAACGGTGATGTGATCCGGAAAGACCAGTATGACTCGTTCGTGATTCGGGACGGAGACCGCGTGGACGCCATCCACCTGATGGGCGGAGGATAA
- a CDS encoding tetratricopeptide repeat protein gives MVRLVVIGVLVAVLATAGMAQPAEAGNESGDQINRLIREHRLAEAETLAAQWAEREPGPASYYALGMVLFEKRDYMQAYTVLNKALQGAVSAPVMARTFTMLGLIDYQFGNYQAALRWFAQARRLPRLPAAQLRQIEELFAKISLEKELAGWRTRPTSQIVFHYPEQADLEPVVDRLQRDYTALVQSFCREHKLPEDPRIHFYYYPDETLFRRLQPDAPHTFILLQEQVIHGWPEARLRHEFMHLLVWRINRRNYPSFLITEGLTEYLNRREQPERWHQPAARIVQSRELPTLAELERIDCYRNNPWVFDLVCSFTAFLVDQVGWAKYLEFWHRGQGLDKDFPACFGAPLAELWTRWAASLQQVPVSEFSVWGNFRDEILAPGLYADGVRMLESRTDLSPLGRLMLARVLAGADRPADARAAVRDFADRPESLRAMLPAAAWADGLLLAGQLWDVAGERDRALQFYDAVTDLPDCPETVRAAAATHRLTPCQPQDFRSRPEPNAVDRADHLIRFWIQAGLSTDHLAAAISQGLDDEKMERLGHNLGLAPPGALRDAVRQHLTGKIPEDCLRQVLAAGISVIDVWECLERNGLPVRFPPATGDRP, from the coding sequence ATGGTGCGACTGGTCGTGATCGGAGTGCTGGTGGCGGTTCTCGCCACCGCCGGCATGGCCCAACCGGCGGAAGCGGGAAACGAGTCCGGGGACCAGATCAACCGGCTGATCCGGGAACACCGGTTGGCGGAGGCGGAGACGCTGGCCGCGCAGTGGGCGGAACGGGAGCCGGGCCCCGCGTCGTACTACGCGCTGGGCATGGTTCTGTTCGAAAAGCGCGACTACATGCAGGCGTACACGGTCCTCAACAAAGCCCTCCAGGGCGCCGTCAGCGCGCCGGTCATGGCCCGGACGTTCACCATGCTGGGTTTGATCGACTACCAGTTCGGCAACTACCAGGCCGCGCTGCGCTGGTTCGCCCAGGCACGCCGGCTGCCGCGGCTCCCCGCGGCGCAATTGCGTCAGATCGAGGAACTGTTCGCCAAGATCTCGCTGGAGAAGGAACTCGCCGGCTGGCGGACACGGCCGACCTCCCAGATCGTATTCCATTATCCGGAACAGGCCGACCTCGAACCGGTGGTGGATCGACTCCAGCGGGACTACACGGCCCTCGTTCAATCCTTCTGCCGGGAGCACAAGCTGCCGGAGGATCCCCGGATCCACTTCTACTATTATCCCGACGAGACGCTGTTCCGTCGTCTGCAACCCGACGCCCCCCACACGTTCATCCTGCTCCAGGAGCAGGTCATCCACGGGTGGCCGGAGGCCCGCCTGCGCCACGAGTTCATGCATCTGCTGGTCTGGCGGATCAATCGGCGCAACTACCCGTCGTTTCTGATCACCGAAGGCCTCACCGAATACCTCAACCGGCGGGAGCAGCCGGAGCGGTGGCATCAGCCGGCCGCACGGATCGTCCAGAGCCGGGAACTACCGACTCTGGCCGAACTGGAGCGGATCGACTGCTACCGGAACAACCCGTGGGTGTTCGACCTGGTCTGCTCCTTCACGGCGTTTCTGGTGGATCAGGTCGGCTGGGCCAAGTATCTGGAATTCTGGCATCGCGGCCAGGGCCTCGACAAGGATTTCCCCGCCTGCTTCGGCGCCCCGCTGGCGGAGCTGTGGACCCGGTGGGCGGCGAGCCTGCAGCAAGTCCCCGTGAGCGAGTTCTCGGTCTGGGGAAACTTCCGGGACGAGATTCTGGCCCCCGGTCTCTACGCCGATGGCGTGCGGATGTTGGAGTCGCGCACCGATCTGTCGCCCCTGGGGCGGCTCATGCTGGCCCGGGTTCTGGCCGGCGCCGACCGGCCGGCGGACGCGCGGGCTGCGGTCCGGGACTTCGCCGACCGCCCGGAGTCACTCCGCGCGATGCTGCCCGCCGCCGCCTGGGCCGACGGCCTGCTCCTGGCGGGGCAGCTGTGGGATGTCGCCGGCGAGCGTGACCGGGCCTTGCAGTTCTACGACGCCGTCACCGACCTGCCCGATTGTCCGGAAACGGTCCGGGCCGCCGCGGCCACGCACCGCCTCACGCCCTGCCAGCCGCAGGACTTCCGCTCCCGGCCGGAGCCGAACGCGGTGGACCGCGCCGACCATCTGATCCGATTCTGGATCCAGGCCGGCCTGTCAACCGACCACCTGGCAGCCGCCATCAGCCAAGGTCTGGACGACGAGAAGATGGAACGCCTCGGCCACAACCTGGGTCTGGCGCCCCCGGGCGCGCTGCGGGACGCCGTCCGGCAACACCTGACCGGCAAGATTCCCGAAGATTGCCTGCGCCAGGTGCTGGCGGCCGGCATCTCCGTCATCGATGTCTGGGAGTGCCTGGAACGGAACGGCCTGCCTGTCCGGTTCCCACCCGCGACGGGCGACCGGCCCTGA
- a CDS encoding radical SAM protein — protein sequence MSDTNHEILKTQQNEIEKFLLDPRVQRVAGFLSRGDGDRRTLFERIMYSYDNASAPRSDRLLFYPLHMVFEHFIRTRGANADMVKFKLFHHRPTLRALVNTFRSIHAYGLTVPQKFQMPLMIVWNFTQACNLKCVHCYQDACSRPLPDELDLEQKLKVVDEMGRAYVPFLALAGGEPLMGRYFWEVLERCRQWGIHVTIASNGTMLTPDVTARLVQHGVKYVEVSLDSVDPDKHDAFRGIPGAWRRAVNGIENGARTPGLRVGMATCISRMNVEETDQIIQLAIDKGCSTFVHFNYIPVGRGTRNDIQDLDPVQREQVLRILERRLQQKEISIMSTAPQFGRACFMYADTESRMALGHAGSGPGAKTRVLAKYIGGCGAARCYCSLQPNGDVTPCVYIPHRVVGNVRHQSLREIWQTNVYFEKLTDRELLGDHCGVCDYRPVCGGCRARADAYTGDILAGDPGCMLNTELWERLTAATPEIASADR from the coding sequence ATGAGCGACACGAATCACGAGATCCTGAAGACCCAACAGAACGAGATCGAGAAATTCCTGCTCGATCCGCGGGTCCAGCGCGTGGCCGGCTTCTTGAGCCGCGGAGACGGCGATCGACGGACGCTGTTCGAGCGGATAATGTATTCATACGACAACGCATCGGCGCCCCGGTCCGACCGGCTGCTGTTCTATCCCCTGCACATGGTGTTCGAGCACTTCATCCGGACCCGCGGCGCCAACGCCGATATGGTGAAGTTCAAGCTGTTCCACCACCGGCCCACACTGCGGGCGCTGGTGAACACGTTTCGCAGCATCCATGCCTATGGTCTGACCGTGCCGCAGAAATTCCAGATGCCCCTGATGATCGTCTGGAACTTCACCCAGGCCTGTAATCTGAAGTGCGTCCATTGCTATCAGGATGCCTGCAGCCGGCCGCTCCCCGACGAGCTGGATCTGGAGCAGAAGTTGAAGGTCGTGGACGAAATGGGCCGGGCGTACGTCCCCTTCCTGGCGCTGGCCGGCGGCGAGCCGCTCATGGGCCGGTACTTCTGGGAGGTGCTCGAGCGGTGCCGGCAATGGGGAATCCACGTCACCATCGCTTCCAACGGCACGATGCTGACTCCGGACGTGACCGCCCGGCTGGTGCAACACGGCGTCAAGTATGTCGAGGTCAGCCTGGACTCGGTGGATCCGGACAAACACGACGCGTTCCGCGGCATTCCCGGCGCCTGGCGCCGCGCCGTGAACGGGATCGAAAACGGGGCGCGCACACCGGGGCTGCGCGTCGGGATGGCCACCTGCATCTCCCGCATGAATGTCGAGGAAACGGACCAGATCATCCAGCTGGCCATCGATAAAGGTTGCTCCACCTTCGTCCATTTCAACTACATTCCGGTGGGCCGGGGAACGCGGAACGACATCCAGGACCTGGACCCGGTCCAGCGCGAGCAGGTGCTCCGGATACTGGAGCGACGGCTGCAGCAGAAGGAGATCAGCATCATGAGCACGGCGCCGCAGTTCGGCCGAGCCTGCTTCATGTACGCCGACACGGAGAGCCGCATGGCGCTCGGCCACGCCGGTTCGGGCCCCGGGGCCAAGACCCGCGTCCTGGCCAAATACATCGGCGGCTGCGGCGCGGCCCGGTGCTACTGTTCCCTGCAGCCCAACGGTGACGTCACGCCGTGCGTCTATATCCCCCACCGTGTGGTGGGCAACGTTCGGCACCAGAGCCTCCGTGAGATCTGGCAGACCAACGTCTACTTTGAGAAACTGACGGATCGGGAACTCCTGGGCGACCACTGCGGCGTATGCGACTACCGCCCCGTGTGCGGCGGCTGCCGCGCCCGCGCGGATGCCTACACGGGCGATATTCTGGCCGGCGATCCGGGCTGCATGCTCAACACCGAATTGTGGGAGCGGCTGACCGCGGCGACACCCGAAATCGCATCCGCGGACCGGTGA
- a CDS encoding NDP-sugar synthase — MIAAAMILAAGYATRLRPLSDEIPKACLPVLGRPLVHHLFDWLGRWGVQDVAVNLHHLPDAVRRAVTAYDGRPFRFRFSEEQGPILLTAGALAPLRGCFTGGGTFLLVNAKIITTIDLAPALAAHRAAGSLATMILTPNRRRDPFTHVRLDADGCIGGYVPFAEADGRVDPLLAFTGIHLLEPRVLDFIPDGQPFDTIRHLYPALAAAGHPVRGFVADGDWLEFSTPGRYLRNSLELLRAGGLDNWTTWNVMLDPAARVREAVFGEHVIVDAGAAVARSLLLGRNSVSAGATVEDCIVAPGVDVPPGAWRRALLAYGTGRPAGPTMELMAHPLDAAADPGTGADGPAGG; from the coding sequence ATGATCGCAGCGGCGATGATTCTTGCGGCCGGCTACGCCACGCGGCTGCGCCCCCTCAGCGACGAGATCCCCAAGGCCTGTCTGCCGGTGCTCGGCCGGCCGCTGGTTCATCACCTGTTCGATTGGCTGGGCCGGTGGGGTGTACAGGATGTGGCCGTCAACCTCCATCACCTGCCCGACGCGGTGCGTCGGGCGGTGACCGCCTACGACGGCCGCCCCTTCAGGTTCCGTTTCTCCGAGGAGCAGGGGCCGATCCTGCTCACTGCCGGCGCGCTGGCGCCGCTGCGCGGCTGTTTCACCGGCGGTGGCACGTTCCTGCTGGTCAACGCGAAAATCATCACCACGATCGACTTGGCCCCGGCGCTAGCCGCCCACCGGGCCGCCGGCAGCCTGGCCACGATGATCCTGACACCGAACCGGCGGCGCGATCCGTTCACCCACGTGCGGCTGGACGCTGATGGCTGCATCGGCGGCTACGTGCCGTTCGCCGAGGCGGACGGGCGGGTGGACCCGCTTCTGGCGTTCACCGGCATCCATCTGCTGGAGCCGCGGGTGCTGGATTTCATCCCCGACGGCCAGCCCTTCGACACCATCCGGCACCTTTACCCCGCACTGGCGGCGGCCGGCCACCCGGTGCGCGGATTTGTCGCGGACGGCGACTGGCTGGAATTCTCCACCCCCGGCCGGTACCTGCGCAACAGCCTGGAACTGCTGCGGGCGGGAGGGCTGGACAATTGGACCACCTGGAACGTGATGCTCGATCCGGCCGCCAGGGTGCGCGAGGCCGTGTTCGGCGAACACGTGATCGTGGACGCCGGCGCCGCGGTGGCGCGCAGCCTGCTGCTGGGCCGCAACTCGGTGAGTGCCGGGGCGACAGTGGAGGACTGCATCGTGGCGCCGGGCGTGGACGTGCCGCCGGGCGCATGGCGCCGCGCGCTGCTGGCCTACGGAACCGGTCGACCGGCGGGGCCGACAATGGAGCTGATGGCGCATCCGCTCGATGCGGCGGCTGATCCGGGTACCGGAGCCGACGGGCCGGCCGGGGGATGA
- a CDS encoding DUF481 domain-containing protein, with amino-acid sequence MSWMLVIGLLVLTAGASGQVVRVKMKNGDVLSGTLVALDVSQAVLRTDYAPLLGLPLERVAEVTSSAAVRLWLDDDTTLRTTLTGWADGVFRLTSGDRTFNLASARVRGIELEPEAAEPATDLRAIAARVDGLDEVRPKRWSGAVNFGYTLARGNASSDDLYLRTSARYARQRDTFSASAHTLYGVLADTTSRDEVYGSFRYDYKLPKRYFVFGSVSGEYDEVEGIDLRHTWNAGVGYSLVTRPALSLDVGTGIGFLQEIYPSLSNRSDGSTLLEGHLNWKLNDRVAFTQNLLVIPYLTGDSRYRTVLDATLNLTVNRMFKFNIGMLNRYDSRPLPDVEHNDFTMFTGVGWIF; translated from the coding sequence ATGTCGTGGATGCTCGTTATCGGGCTGCTGGTGCTGACCGCCGGGGCGTCTGGCCAGGTGGTTCGCGTCAAGATGAAGAATGGGGACGTTTTGTCCGGCACCCTCGTGGCGCTGGACGTCTCGCAGGCGGTGCTCCGGACCGACTACGCGCCGTTGCTGGGCCTGCCGCTGGAACGAGTGGCCGAGGTGACGAGCAGCGCCGCCGTCCGGCTGTGGCTCGACGACGACACCACGCTGCGGACCACGCTGACGGGCTGGGCGGACGGCGTGTTCCGTCTGACCAGCGGCGATCGGACGTTCAACCTCGCCTCGGCCCGGGTCCGGGGCATCGAGCTGGAGCCGGAGGCGGCTGAACCGGCGACGGATCTCCGCGCGATCGCGGCCCGGGTGGACGGGCTGGACGAAGTCCGGCCGAAACGCTGGAGCGGCGCGGTCAATTTCGGCTACACCCTGGCGCGGGGCAACGCGTCGTCCGACGATCTGTACCTGCGGACCTCCGCACGCTACGCGCGGCAGCGCGACACGTTTTCCGCCAGCGCCCATACGCTTTACGGCGTGCTGGCCGACACCACGTCGCGCGATGAGGTGTATGGCTCGTTCCGGTACGACTACAAGCTGCCGAAGCGGTATTTCGTGTTCGGCTCGGTGAGCGGGGAGTACGATGAGGTGGAGGGGATCGACCTGCGCCACACATGGAACGCGGGCGTCGGCTACAGCCTGGTCACCCGGCCGGCGCTGAGCCTGGACGTGGGCACCGGCATTGGCTTTCTCCAGGAGATCTATCCCAGCCTGTCCAACCGGAGCGACGGCAGTACCCTGCTTGAGGGACATCTGAACTGGAAGCTGAATGACCGGGTCGCGTTCACCCAGAACCTGCTGGTCATTCCATACCTGACCGGCGACTCGCGGTACCGGACAGTCCTGGACGCCACGCTGAACCTGACCGTGAATCGCATGTTCAAATTCAACATCGGCATGCTCAACCGGTACGATTCACGGCCGCTCCCCGACGTGGAGCACAACGATTTCACCATGTTCACGGGAGTCGGCTGGATCTTCTGA
- a CDS encoding glycerophosphodiester phosphodiesterase — protein MTQPPPLFRRQPDTSPLIGAHRGAHDGGRPENTPAAFRRAIELGCDLVELDVRRTADGELLVFHDAAIGGRAVAAVTAAEARGAAARQGIDIPTLDEALGICAGRILVDIEIKDPVAAAAAAATAARLLPPDSFLLSSFSRRALRIVRRMFPALPRGWIVGRAVPGGWRTLAGLTAGPLAGLFGRPACLIVNHRLVVAGTAGGGGAPSLPWLAWTVNDPAEAGRLADLGAWALITDVPDALLAWRRERRGADR, from the coding sequence ATGACGCAGCCACCGCCGCTGTTCCGGCGCCAGCCGGATACGTCACCGCTGATCGGCGCCCACCGGGGCGCCCACGACGGCGGGCGCCCCGAGAACACGCCGGCGGCCTTCCGGCGGGCCATCGAGCTGGGGTGTGACCTCGTGGAGCTCGACGTCCGCCGCACCGCGGACGGCGAGCTCCTCGTGTTCCATGACGCCGCCATCGGCGGTCGGGCGGTCGCGGCGGTGACCGCGGCCGAAGCCCGCGGCGCGGCGGCGCGCCAGGGCATCGACATCCCGACGCTGGACGAGGCGCTGGGCATCTGTGCCGGCCGGATCCTGGTGGACATCGAGATCAAGGACCCGGTCGCAGCCGCCGCCGCCGCCGCGACGGCTGCCCGGCTGCTGCCGCCGGACTCCTTCCTGCTCTCCTCGTTTTCCCGTCGGGCGCTGCGGATCGTGCGGCGGATGTTTCCCGCGCTGCCGCGCGGCTGGATCGTGGGACGCGCGGTCCCAGGCGGATGGCGGACGCTGGCGGGGCTGACGGCCGGACCGCTGGCCGGGCTGTTTGGCCGTCCGGCGTGCCTGATCGTCAACCACCGCCTGGTCGTTGCCGGCACGGCCGGGGGAGGGGGCGCCCCGTCGTTGCCCTGGCTGGCCTGGACGGTCAACGATCCGGCCGAAGCCGGCCGTCTGGCCGATCTCGGCGCCTGGGCGCTCATCACCGACGTCCCGGACGCTCTGCTGGCGTGGCGCCGGGAGCGCCGGGGGGCGGACCGCTAA